The following are encoded together in the bacterium genome:
- a CDS encoding aminotransferase class V-fold PLP-dependent enzyme, which translates to MPASEIEKLRSETVGIEVESPLLGGGTRQFVNLDNASSTPTFRPVMNKVDEFMRFYSNVARGTGFKSQVASWTFEESRRAVARFVKADPTRDAVIFTRNTTESMNRLAVLFPFKSDSVVLTTTMEHHSNDLPWRQRAQVVHARVLADGSLDIEDFTAKLNQYRGRVALVAVTGASNVTGWVNPVHELARLAHEAGAHIVIDAAQVAPHRPIDMRKPDDPEHLDFVAFSGHKTYAPYGIGVLIGSKDLLHPPVPSLVGGGVVDLVTLDSIVWRGLPSREEAGTPGVVGAVALAAAIAVIESVGWDAIRRHEDALTSHTLERLSQIPGVTVYGSASTTDLSRRLGVIAFNLEGRSDALVAAIMAHEAGVGARCGLFCAHPYVITLLDLRQREVERIRDQIVLGNMAGVPGIVRASFGMYNDRSDADALCDSLTAISQGKHAAYQADPRTGEYRPTGHERLRPEDYFSLNPR; encoded by the coding sequence ATGCCCGCATCTGAAATTGAGAAACTGCGCTCCGAGACTGTCGGGATTGAAGTCGAATCGCCGCTTTTGGGCGGCGGCACCCGTCAGTTCGTGAACCTCGACAATGCCTCCAGCACGCCCACCTTCCGGCCGGTGATGAACAAGGTGGATGAGTTCATGCGCTTCTACTCGAACGTCGCCCGCGGCACCGGGTTCAAGAGCCAGGTCGCCTCCTGGACCTTCGAGGAGTCGCGCCGTGCCGTGGCCCGGTTCGTCAAGGCCGACCCAACCCGCGACGCGGTTATCTTTACCCGTAACACTACCGAGTCCATGAACCGGCTGGCGGTGCTGTTCCCATTCAAGTCGGACAGCGTCGTGCTGACAACCACGATGGAACACCACTCCAACGACCTGCCCTGGCGGCAGCGGGCCCAGGTGGTCCACGCCCGGGTACTCGCCGACGGCTCGTTGGACATCGAGGACTTCACGGCCAAGCTCAACCAGTACCGCGGACGGGTCGCGCTGGTCGCGGTCACCGGCGCCTCCAATGTCACGGGCTGGGTCAACCCGGTGCACGAACTGGCGCGCCTCGCCCACGAGGCCGGGGCCCACATTGTAATTGACGCGGCACAGGTTGCACCGCACCGGCCGATAGACATGCGCAAGCCCGACGACCCCGAGCACCTTGACTTCGTTGCGTTCAGCGGACACAAGACCTATGCCCCCTACGGCATCGGCGTCCTGATCGGCAGCAAAGACCTGCTCCATCCGCCGGTGCCGTCACTCGTCGGCGGCGGAGTCGTGGACCTCGTCACGCTCGACTCGATTGTCTGGCGTGGATTGCCAAGCCGCGAGGAGGCGGGCACGCCCGGCGTGGTTGGGGCCGTGGCCCTGGCCGCGGCCATCGCCGTCATCGAGTCGGTCGGATGGGACGCAATCCGTCGTCACGAAGATGCACTCACGAGCCACACTCTCGAACGTCTGTCACAAATCCCCGGGGTCACCGTGTACGGCAGCGCTTCAACCACGGACCTGTCTCGGCGTCTGGGCGTTATCGCATTCAACCTTGAAGGTCGGTCAGATGCGCTGGTGGCCGCCATCATGGCTCACGAAGCCGGCGTCGGCGCGCGCTGCGGGCTCTTCTGCGCGCACCCCTACGTCATTACACTCCTTGACCTCAGGCAGCGCGAAGTCGAGCGTATCCGCGACCAGATCGTCCTCGGCAACATGGCCGGCGTACCGGGAATAGTCCGCGCGTCATTCGGCATGTACAACGACCGCTCCGACGCAGACGCGCTCTGCGATTCGCTCACGGCAATCTCGCAGGGAAAACACGCCGCCTACCAGGCCGACCCGAGGACGGGCGAGTATCGTCCAACGGGACACGAACGACTGAGGCCCGAGGATTACTTCAGTCTGAACCCGCGTTGA
- the cysK gene encoding cysteine synthase A has protein sequence MVFLSRQSPETCGISRSILDFIGNTPMMDLAIEHEGRTWHFYAKLEFMNPTGSVKDRIARYIIEKAEERGELRPDSTIVEATSGNTGIGLAMVCAVKGYKLIIVMPEHMSMERRKIMTSMGAELCLTPTAESFAGARARAEAMAAKDPRVFLPRQFQNEDNTDCHYQTTAIEILRQLAGIRIDAFVAGIGTGGTLMGVGRRLRSVNPAAKIVAVEPTEAAILSGGRDMGVHQIAGIGDGFIPEIVDVKQLDWVEAIHGSDAVAMARHISTKYGMMVGVSSGANVLATIGVLKRLGPEANVVTVLPDRSERYFSTDLYSDKREEIVRTCQKNCENAFCEFRTAN, from the coding sequence ATGGTATTCCTGAGCCGACAATCGCCTGAAACCTGCGGCATATCGCGGTCCATCCTCGACTTCATCGGTAACACCCCGATGATGGATCTGGCGATCGAACATGAAGGACGAACCTGGCACTTCTATGCCAAGCTCGAGTTCATGAACCCGACCGGCAGCGTCAAAGACCGTATCGCCCGCTACATCATCGAGAAGGCTGAAGAACGTGGAGAACTCAGGCCCGATTCGACCATAGTCGAAGCCACCAGCGGCAACACCGGCATCGGTCTGGCCATGGTCTGTGCAGTGAAAGGCTACAAGCTCATCATCGTCATGCCCGAACACATGAGCATGGAGCGCCGCAAGATCATGACCAGCATGGGCGCGGAGTTGTGCCTGACGCCGACCGCAGAGAGCTTCGCGGGCGCGAGGGCGCGCGCCGAAGCGATGGCCGCCAAGGACCCGCGCGTCTTTCTGCCCCGTCAGTTTCAGAACGAGGACAACACGGACTGCCATTATCAGACCACAGCGATCGAAATCCTGCGCCAACTTGCCGGCATCCGCATCGACGCCTTCGTGGCCGGCATCGGCACCGGCGGAACCCTGATGGGCGTCGGCCGGCGCCTGCGCAGCGTCAACCCCGCGGCGAAGATCGTCGCGGTCGAGCCGACCGAGGCGGCGATCCTCTCCGGCGGCCGGGACATGGGCGTCCACCAGATTGCCGGCATCGGCGACGGCTTCATACCCGAAATCGTAGACGTGAAACAGCTGGATTGGGTCGAGGCCATTCACGGTTCGGACGCGGTCGCGATGGCGCGTCACATCAGTACGAAATACGGCATGATGGTCGGGGTCTCCTCCGGCGCCAACGTGCTGGCGACAATCGGCGTGTTGAAGAGACTCGGACCTGAGGCCAACGTCGTCACCGTTCTGCCCGACCGGTCCGAACGTTACTTCTCGACCGACCTCTATTCCGACAAGCGAGAAGAGATTGTCCGCACGTGCCAGAAGAACTGCGAGAACGCATTCTGCGAATTCCGGACAGCCAACTAG